A single Candidatus Caldatribacterium sp. DNA region contains:
- a CDS encoding biopolymer transporter ExbD — protein sequence REVLHGRVVKLMDLLKRAGVERMAIATQPGEEE from the coding sequence ACCGGGAAGTCCTCCATGGGAGAGTGGTGAAGCTCATGGACCTCTTGAAACGGGCTGGAGTGGAGCGTATGGCCATTGCCACCCAACCGGGAGAGGAGGAGTAG